From one Triticum aestivum cultivar Chinese Spring chromosome 4B, IWGSC CS RefSeq v2.1, whole genome shotgun sequence genomic stretch:
- the LOC123089548 gene encoding uncharacterized protein, which produces MAIASKLESLMKRLWSYLPSSLSSSRSDPPQQIPDPTGDPPAAKAGDTPALLQEPPPALQDPLPENHSPNGEIYGNQMLTSSKSYPSHKIHDPPRKLMASVRSRLVQLLPPQLGKGSDCGAVLPSLATGATLEQLIYEPGHPSQRRKSLQKSHSL; this is translated from the exons ACTGTGGAGCTATCTCCCCTCTTCTCTTAGCAGTTCCAGGAGCGACCCTCCGCAGCAGATTCCTGATCCCACCGGTGATCCTCCAGCCGCTAAAGCCGGGGACACTCCCGCCCTTCTTCAGGAGCCTCCACCGGCTCTTCAAG ATCCTTTGCCGGAGAATCATTCTCCCAATGGCGAGATTTACGGCAACCAGATGCTTACCAGCTCCAAGAGCTACCCTTCGCACAAGATTCATGATCCTCCCCGTAAATTAATGGCGTCTGTGCGCTCCCGACTGGTGCAACTCTTGCCGCCGCAGCTAGGGAAGGGAAGCGACTGTGGAGCTGTCTTGCCTTCCTTAGCTACAGGAGCAACCCTGGAGCAGCTGATTTATGAACCCGGGCATCCTTCGCAAAGACGGAAGTCTTTGCAAAAATCGCACAGCCTGTAA